A stretch of Desulfobacter hydrogenophilus DNA encodes these proteins:
- the rplC gene encoding 50S ribosomal protein L3, with amino-acid sequence MMSGLLGKKIGMTNVFASDGQLVPVTVLQVGPCVVTQIKTEKTDGYAALQLGFDEKPVGRINKPIAGHLKKASDKGFRVLREFREDSVEEVEVGATIGVDVFSIGDKVTVIGTSKGRGFQGTIKRHGFSRGPETHGCRNHRKPGSIGNSAWPAKVIKGKKLPGHMGVDKVTVKNLTIVDIKHDDNLILVKGAVPGCKTSVVEVRKADVKK; translated from the coding sequence ATGATGAGTGGATTGTTAGGAAAAAAAATCGGGATGACCAATGTGTTTGCCTCCGATGGACAGCTCGTTCCTGTTACAGTGCTGCAGGTTGGGCCCTGTGTTGTAACCCAGATAAAAACAGAAAAAACTGACGGGTATGCAGCTTTGCAGCTCGGGTTTGATGAGAAGCCGGTTGGGCGCATAAACAAACCCATTGCAGGACATTTAAAAAAAGCATCGGATAAAGGCTTTCGAGTTTTAAGGGAATTTAGAGAAGATTCAGTTGAAGAAGTTGAAGTCGGTGCTACTATCGGCGTTGATGTATTTTCAATTGGTGATAAAGTGACTGTGATCGGTACTTCAAAAGGTCGTGGCTTCCAGGGAACTATCAAGCGTCATGGGTTTTCCAGAGGGCCGGAAACTCACGGTTGCCGAAATCATAGAAAACCAGGCTCAATCGGTAACTCTGCATGGCCGGCAAAGGTAATCAAGGGAAAAAAATTACCTGGCCACATGGGCGTAGATAAAGTTACGGTTAAAAATTTAACAATTGTAGATATTAAGCACGATGATAACCTCATTCTTGTAAAAGGCGCTGTTCCAGGTTGTAAGACAAGTGTTGTTGAAGTGCGCAAAGCTGATGTAAAAAAATAA
- the rpsJ gene encoding 30S ribosomal protein S10, translated as MLKTKIRIRLKAYDHKLLDQSSVDIVDTARKTGARIVGPVPLPTRINKFTVLRSPHVNKKSREQFEIRTHKRMMDILEPTQQTVDALMKLDLSPGVDVEIKL; from the coding sequence ATGTTGAAGACTAAAATTAGAATTAGGCTCAAAGCTTATGACCATAAGTTGCTTGATCAGTCTTCAGTAGATATTGTTGATACGGCAAGGAAAACCGGTGCCAGAATTGTGGGACCGGTTCCCCTACCTACCCGTATCAACAAGTTTACTGTGTTGCGTTCACCTCATGTGAATAAAAAATCCCGTGAGCAATTTGAAATAAGAACGCACAAAAGAATGATGGATATTCTTGAGCCGACACAGCAGACAGTGGACGCGTTAATGAAGCTTGACCTGTCCCCCGGTGTGGACGTTGAAATTAAATTATAG
- the rplV gene encoding 50S ribosomal protein L22, which yields MEVKATTRYARISPFKLRLPISEIKGKNAEQALILLKFMPLKAAGIMYKTLQSAIANAEHNDEMDVDKLVVKNVIVDHGPSMKRFRPRARGRAARILKRTSHLTVVVEETV from the coding sequence ATGGAAGTTAAAGCGACTACACGATATGCAAGAATCTCACCGTTTAAGCTTCGGCTGCCCATCAGCGAGATCAAAGGTAAAAATGCCGAACAGGCGTTGATATTATTAAAGTTCATGCCTTTAAAGGCAGCAGGGATTATGTATAAAACCCTACAGTCTGCCATTGCCAACGCCGAGCATAACGATGAGATGGATGTTGATAAGCTGGTAGTGAAAAATGTGATTGTTGATCATGGACCATCCATGAAGCGGTTCAGGCCGCGGGCAAGGGGAAGAGCTGCCCGTATTCTAAAAAGAACCAGTCATTTAACAGTGGTTGTAGAAGAAACCGTCTAA
- the rpsS gene encoding 30S ribosomal protein S19, with translation MPRSLKKGPYIASELLKKVLEAQKSSSNKVIKTWSRRSTVLPEMVGNTFAVHNGKKFIPVFVSENMVGHKLGEFSPTRTYWGHAADKKSKR, from the coding sequence ATGCCAAGATCATTAAAAAAAGGACCCTATATCGCATCGGAGCTTCTTAAAAAAGTTCTTGAAGCCCAAAAGTCCAGTAGCAATAAAGTAATCAAAACCTGGTCGCGCCGTTCCACTGTTTTACCTGAAATGGTCGGCAACACTTTTGCTGTTCATAACGGGAAAAAATTTATTCCTGTGTTTGTATCGGAAAACATGGTGGGGCATAAACTTGGTGAATTTTCACCTACAAGGACTTATTGGGGTCATGCCGCAGATAAAAAATCCAAACGGTAA
- the rpsL gene encoding 30S ribosomal protein S12 gives MPTINQLVRKGRKRTEKKVSTPALKGGPQKRGVCTRVYTSTPKKPNSALRKVARVRLTTGMEVAAYIPGMGHNLQEHSVVLVRGGRVKDLPGVRYHIVRGALDTLGVDDRRQGRSKYGAKRPK, from the coding sequence ATGCCGACCATAAATCAATTGGTACGAAAAGGTAGGAAGAGGACTGAAAAAAAGGTTAGTACGCCGGCATTGAAAGGCGGGCCTCAAAAGCGTGGGGTTTGCACTAGGGTGTATACTTCTACTCCTAAGAAACCGAACTCGGCCTTAAGGAAGGTTGCAAGGGTTCGTTTGACAACCGGTATGGAGGTTGCGGCTTATATCCCGGGCATGGGGCATAATCTCCAGGAACACTCTGTCGTTCTGGTTAGGGGCGGAAGAGTAAAGGACCTTCCAGGTGTTCGCTATCATATTGTCAGGGGTGCCCTTGATACGCTTGGTGTCGACGATCGTCGCCAGGGGCGGTCAAAATATGGTGCCAAGCGTCCCAAATAG
- the tuf gene encoding elongation factor Tu has translation MAKEKFERNKPHVNIGTIGHIDHGKTTLTAAITKLAGLKGNGTYVPFDEIDKAPEERERGITIATAHVEYETEARHYAHVDCPGHADYIKNMITGAAQMDGAILVVSADDGPMPQTREHILLARQVGVPKIVVFLNKCDMVDDEELIELVEMELQELLDTYDFPGEETPIIRGSALKALECDDINAEEAKPIYELLDVLDSYVPEPERDIAKPFLMPIEDVFSISGRGTVVTGRIERGVIKTGEEIELVGIRDTAKTVCTGVEMFRKLLDEGQAGDNVGLLLRGTKRDQVERGQVVCKPGTITPHTKFKAEMYALSKEEGGRHTPFFTGYRPQFFFRTTDITGVLTLDEGVEMIMPGDNATINVELINPIAMEKELRFAIREGGRTVGAGVVGEIIE, from the coding sequence ATGGCTAAGGAGAAATTCGAGCGGAACAAGCCGCACGTGAACATCGGGACAATCGGGCATATCGATCACGGGAAAACCACTCTGACTGCGGCGATTACCAAGCTTGCCGGCCTGAAAGGCAATGGGACATATGTTCCCTTTGATGAAATTGACAAGGCGCCGGAAGAAAGAGAGCGTGGTATTACCATCGCTACAGCCCATGTTGAATATGAGACCGAAGCTCGCCATTACGCACATGTCGATTGCCCGGGCCATGCTGATTATATAAAAAATATGATCACTGGTGCCGCCCAGATGGATGGTGCTATCCTTGTTGTGTCCGCCGATGATGGCCCTATGCCCCAGACTCGTGAGCACATCCTGCTTGCCCGTCAGGTTGGTGTGCCTAAGATCGTTGTTTTTCTGAATAAATGCGATATGGTCGACGATGAAGAACTGATAGAGTTGGTTGAAATGGAACTCCAGGAACTTCTTGATACCTACGATTTCCCGGGCGAGGAAACTCCGATTATTCGCGGCTCTGCGCTTAAAGCTTTGGAGTGTGACGACATTAATGCAGAAGAGGCTAAGCCTATTTATGAACTTCTCGATGTGCTTGATTCCTATGTTCCAGAGCCTGAAAGAGATATAGCTAAACCCTTTTTGATGCCTATTGAAGACGTATTCTCAATCTCTGGACGTGGTACGGTTGTTACCGGTCGTATTGAGCGTGGTGTGATTAAAACCGGCGAAGAAATTGAACTCGTAGGTATTAGAGATACTGCAAAAACCGTCTGCACCGGTGTTGAGATGTTCAGGAAACTTCTGGATGAAGGACAGGCTGGAGATAATGTCGGGTTGTTGTTGCGTGGTACAAAACGTGACCAGGTTGAACGTGGTCAGGTCGTTTGCAAGCCCGGAACCATTACACCGCACACCAAGTTTAAGGCTGAAATGTATGCCCTGAGTAAAGAAGAAGGTGGGCGCCACACGCCTTTCTTTACTGGATACAGACCCCAGTTCTTTTTTAGAACCACAGATATTACAGGTGTTTTGACCCTTGATGAAGGTGTTGAAATGATTATGCCTGGTGATAATGCGACCATTAACGTCGAATTGATCAACCCCATCGCCATGGAAAAGGAACTTCGTTTCGCTATTCGTGAGGGTGGCCGTACAGTTGGTGCCGGTGTTGTTGGCGAAATTATAGAATAG
- the rplB gene encoding 50S ribosomal protein L2 → MSTIVKSKPTSPGRRAQEHLSFEEITKDRPERRLTKNINKRSGRNSYGRITAKHRGGGAKKKYRIIDFKRDKDGIPAKVSAIEYDPNRSARIALLAYADGEKRYILAPLDIKVGDILETGSDADIKPGNCLPLENIPTGTRIHNIELKQNKGGQIVRSAGGFARLMAKEGTYAQILLPSGEVRMIHLKCKATVGRVGNEKHGDVSIGKAGRTRWMGKRPSVRGVAMNPVDHPMGGGEGRSSGGRQPCSPWGVPAKGKRTRKSVRTDQYIVKRRAKRK, encoded by the coding sequence ATGTCAACAATAGTTAAGAGCAAGCCGACATCTCCGGGAAGACGCGCTCAGGAGCATCTTTCTTTTGAAGAAATTACAAAAGATCGTCCTGAACGCAGGCTGACTAAAAATATCAATAAACGGTCCGGCCGGAATTCCTACGGACGAATCACCGCTAAACACAGAGGCGGTGGTGCTAAAAAGAAGTATCGTATCATCGATTTTAAGCGGGACAAAGACGGAATCCCAGCCAAGGTTTCTGCAATTGAATATGACCCGAATAGATCAGCCAGAATTGCCCTGTTGGCCTACGCGGACGGAGAAAAAAGATATATTTTGGCCCCCCTTGATATTAAGGTCGGTGACATCCTTGAAACAGGTTCCGATGCAGATATTAAACCAGGCAACTGTTTGCCGTTAGAGAATATCCCCACTGGTACCAGAATTCATAATATTGAATTGAAGCAGAATAAGGGTGGGCAGATTGTTAGAAGTGCCGGCGGATTTGCACGTCTGATGGCTAAAGAAGGTACTTATGCTCAGATTTTGCTTCCGTCTGGTGAAGTTCGCATGATCCATCTTAAATGCAAAGCCACTGTTGGGCGTGTTGGGAATGAGAAACACGGCGACGTAAGTATCGGTAAAGCAGGGCGTACTAGATGGATGGGAAAACGACCTTCTGTTCGTGGTGTGGCAATGAACCCTGTGGATCATCCTATGGGCGGTGGTGAAGGCCGTTCTTCAGGCGGGCGTCAGCCATGTTCTCCCTGGGGTGTACCTGCCAAGGGTAAAAGAACCCGTAAGAGTGTCAGAACAGATCAGTATATTGTTAAAAGAAGGGCTAAAAGGAAATAG
- the rplD gene encoding 50S ribosomal protein L4, producing the protein MAAVEVLNSTGAKVSEVELPDEIFSIPVKTSVLHEVVRSQLVSKRVGTAASKTRGMISGSTKKLFRQKGTGNARAGSVKSPLRKGGGVIFGPSPRSYEIKVPKKVRKLALKMALSAKVSDSQLFVIDALELEEIKTKALAKVLSALNLDDLLIVSDTDDTKLTLSSRNIPDVKVIKTEGLNVYDILKFKNLLLVESSIENIKGRLS; encoded by the coding sequence ATGGCTGCTGTAGAGGTATTAAACAGTACAGGTGCTAAAGTGTCTGAAGTCGAGCTGCCTGACGAAATTTTCAGCATACCGGTTAAAACAAGTGTTCTTCACGAAGTCGTTCGGTCCCAACTCGTTTCAAAACGGGTAGGGACTGCTGCGTCTAAGACCAGGGGTATGATTTCAGGTTCTACAAAAAAATTATTCAGGCAGAAAGGAACCGGTAATGCCCGGGCCGGTAGCGTAAAATCTCCTTTGCGTAAAGGTGGTGGTGTTATCTTTGGTCCCAGCCCAAGGTCCTATGAAATAAAAGTGCCTAAGAAAGTAAGAAAACTTGCCCTTAAAATGGCTTTAAGTGCGAAGGTTTCTGATAGTCAACTTTTTGTTATTGATGCGCTTGAACTCGAAGAAATTAAAACAAAGGCATTGGCAAAAGTACTTTCAGCACTGAATCTTGATGATCTTCTCATCGTTTCGGATACCGACGATACGAAACTTACTCTGTCCTCTAGGAATATCCCGGATGTTAAAGTGATTAAGACTGAAGGTCTCAATGTTTACGACATTTTAAAGTTTAAAAATCTTCTGCTGGTTGAATCCAGTATTGAGAACATCAAGGGGAGGCTGAGCTAA
- the rplW gene encoding 50S ribosomal protein L23: MIEYDILRGPVVTEKSTLQRELFNQVTFKVAKDANRVEIKAAVEKAFNTQVKQVRTIQVKGKIKQRGKIIGKKMDWKKAVVTLMPGQRIDFFEGV, encoded by the coding sequence ATGATTGAATATGACATCCTCCGTGGACCTGTAGTTACAGAAAAATCCACCCTTCAAAGAGAACTGTTTAACCAGGTGACATTTAAAGTTGCCAAGGATGCCAACAGAGTTGAAATTAAAGCCGCTGTTGAGAAAGCGTTCAATACACAGGTAAAGCAGGTCAGAACCATACAGGTCAAAGGTAAAATAAAACAGCGTGGCAAAATTATCGGCAAAAAAATGGACTGGAAAAAAGCCGTTGTCACTTTGATGCCCGGACAACGAATTGATTTTTTTGAAGGTGTGTAA
- the rpsG gene encoding 30S ribosomal protein S7 yields MAEKLVFKEGFMQDATHEEKLAAKFVNCVMRDGKKNAARTIVANALMLAEDKIGEPALAVFKKAIDNIRPSVEVKSRRIGGSTYQVPTDIKPARQTALAFRWLINFSRSRSEKGFANKLAAELMDAYNERGGAIKKREDTHRMAEANKAFAHFRW; encoded by the coding sequence ATGGCAGAAAAATTAGTATTTAAAGAAGGTTTCATGCAGGATGCCACGCATGAGGAAAAGCTTGCAGCCAAGTTTGTCAATTGTGTTATGAGAGACGGCAAAAAGAATGCTGCCCGAACAATTGTGGCTAATGCTTTGATGCTTGCTGAAGATAAGATTGGCGAACCTGCTCTGGCGGTGTTTAAAAAAGCGATAGATAATATCAGGCCTTCTGTTGAAGTGAAATCAAGAAGGATCGGGGGGTCTACCTATCAGGTGCCCACTGATATAAAACCCGCTCGCCAGACGGCTTTGGCTTTCAGGTGGCTTATCAACTTTAGCAGAAGCCGTTCTGAAAAAGGTTTTGCGAATAAGCTCGCTGCTGAGTTGATGGACGCTTATAATGAGCGTGGCGGGGCAATCAAGAAAAGAGAAGATACACATAGGATGGCTGAGGCTAATAAGGCATTCGCGCATTTTAGGTGGTAG